tgcttatgACATATCAACAGGAATCATTATCCCTGTTAAGTGATGCATACCTGTATATACCTACTACAAACAGGGAATTGTCTGCACCTGCCTATAGGGAAAGGGCTTAGCTCAATTGTggaacatatgctttgcatgcagtagtCCAACCAtagcgtagctacaggggaggaggcatggtaaGTGTTGCAGGCTTCAAAAAATGCCACGTaacctgctcctcccactcaatATCACGGCCCAGAATGACTCTTAATGGCTAGTGGGAGGGCCTGGTCATACGGCACAAAGttgcacctgcaatacttaccccATCATCTCCCCTGTATGCTCCTGGATGGCAGGTTCTCTCCTGTCTCTGCACCCCTAGAGAGTTGCTAccagcagtggcaaagctagagggggtgcaagcaagcagacactccccctcccctttggagccattctgggcagtgggagcaaaatggctccgaagggaaggggaagTGTCCATTTGCAGGGTATGTTCAGGtgtttgcaaaacttagtgctttgcaccccctctagctacgccactggctaccAGTCTGTAATGCCGAACTAGGTGGTCCAAAGACAGATCCATCTGTTCTTAAAATGAAGAGTTTACATGGCTAATCATTATCATCTCCCACTGGTTTTAGTCGCAGAAGGTTACCTTTTTTCTAAAATGAGCAAAACTCAAATACTTCCCATCAGAGCCtttgagtttttgtttttcatCCACGAGATTTCTATGTACTTACATTCTCCTTAGCCAGTTTCTCAGCCTGCTTCGCCTCCCTGGCTTGTCTTCTCTCCTCCCTGGTCGCTTGCTGCTCCCGAAACCCTTTCTGCTTTTGCAGTGCCAGTGTAATCCAGAGTGGCTGTGCCGTCTCAACTTTGTCCATCAGTTTGGAGCCATCAATGGAATGTCTGCTCTGAAGAACTGGCCTTTCTAGAAGACAGAGTGCAAGGTGAAAGGAGTCCTTttgagcagcggttcccaaacgttttagcaccaggcccCACTTCTTAAAACACCCTCTActgggactcacctaggtttaccagatttttaaaaggcaactctagaaagaaataatattcattcatttataagtagtaataatcataagaccctcaaacatttatcttcctatatttacacatgcttgcaaactgcaggaacctAGCTCTTTGCAAGATAATTAGCAGCATCTTATTTTTTTAAGACagtatcttattttttaaaagcctcaaggcttgaggcaattagttatctgatctttccattacccaccaaaaatcaggtcaaagcccaccagtgggtcccaatccacagtttgggaacctctgtaatAGAGACATCTTACATATGAGGATGGTTCAAGTTGTAAAATGGGGACTTATTGAATTGAAAACTGGGGACTCACCCTGTACTCTAAGAGAGAAATAGTTTGGCATCCTGCCCTGAGGAGTACTCAGATAGTTAGACTTTCAATGAAACAGTTCATTGTTCAATGAAAGTTCAATGAAATGGCTTGGAAAATATAATATTTTGTCACTTCATGAAACACGCCCCCTTCAGCTGAATTCTAGGctgcatcttcccccccccccatgacaaacaGCGAATCTCTCCTTTAAAATAATAAGCAGCCAATAGGCACAGCTACACCCCTCCCAAACAGGGTGTTTTTAACTAGCTGAACCCACTAGCTAAGCCAGCTTTGGCCTCAATACAGCAATTAAGTATTTCACTTTTATCTCTTTTTCATTGATTGTGAGGTTGACTGTGTGGTTCTGGAAAAAAACATttggctgttttggtgctgctgactTTTTCAAACTTTCTTAACAATTCTTTGCATCCTTAGATCTCAATGCAAGCTGTCCTAGAAATGTCAAAACTTGTTTTATCTGTAAGCATCTGTGAGCGCTAACACCTCCATCTATTTCTGGCAAGCGTAGGGGTTTAATTTTGGAGTTATTTGATATGCTATTTGGGGATATTTGAGTGAACTttcaagtttgcaaatgacacgcAATGAGCATGGAGCTTAGAGGTCCACAGAGGATGCCTGCAGGAAAGGCTTCCACCACTATGCAGTAATACCTTGATGCCCAAGGAACTCTGATGCTGTATGGGCAGTTCTGCTAGCGCCAGGCTCTCCATTCAATAAAACAagtcactaacagcccagtcttatggacTTTCTGCACtgtcagaactagtgttccagcagcacaagggcaCCTTACGGCAGCACAGAAGCCAGGCCGCTGATGCAAAACAGTCCCCCAACAACCAGAGTGCAGTTTGGTCCCCTCTTACCTTACAACCCTCCAACTGCCTGGAGCCTGTACCAAAGACACTCCCTAGGAAGTGGAACCTCAGATTCAAATGAATAGAACTGCACATCCAAAGATTCAGTACAGGACAGTCTCATAatattcccaccccaccccttgtAAGAGAaacaagtacagtgggccctccttatccaagggtttggcatccatggatttcagtactCGAAAATGCTAAGCCTggagctggagggcctcagaggacctccagctTTGAATTTCAATATCTGCAGAATTCAATATCCATGGGTGGCGaattctggaatggatcccccattgATACTGGTCCCATTCCATATTCTCTTCAAAGACGGAATTAATCAATTGGCATAGGCAGCATCTCCCGTGCCTCGAGGTAGTCATTTTTCCTCACCAAAACTGACCTTCAGGGGAAGGAATGTCGTTCCTTAATCCCTACAATGTGGACTTGCCCCCTTGGGATGATCCCCAGGGCACAGGAAGGGCAACACCACCTCAGAAATGACTATTGTGATAATAGCAATCACATGTACCCAGATATGTGTACACTTCCAGTTCACATGGAAATTTACATATGCTAATTCCTCCTTGTGATGAATGAGTGAACTCAAGTCACGAAGATGTCTGCTGTCAGGAAATGTGAATTGGAATAGGATTTTCTTAGGGCACATCTACACATCCAAGCGTACCTCATGATCTCAGAGCTAAGCGTGTCAACTATTTTCACTAATAGTTGGTCTGTGCAGAGCTTTACCCAGCAATCTGGCACCATCACCATGAAAACAATGTGTTTACTATGATATGACATGATACAAAATCTCCCCCTGCAATGTCTGATCTAAGTTGGACTGTCTGATACAGGAAAATATGTGATAGTAATTGAGAAGTGACTGTGCACGTATGAATTCACTCATGGTGTGAAAAATAAAGACACTCCATGTTGCAGCTCCAGAAAATACTGCTGGAGTATAGgagtgagcaaaaaaaaaaaaacaaaatcaacaacTAATAGGGTCCAAACCCATTTAACTTTCCAGCATACAGGCACCTGCAATGcggccctgaggtaagggcagtggcACAACTAGAAGggatgtaaagcactaagttttgcaggtgactGAGCATGCTGTGCAAGTggcacctcccctttggagccattctgggcggtgtgGTATGGCTGGTATGGATTCAAAGGAGAGAGGTtgcttgcacggcacattcatgtgcctgcaaaacttagtgctttacacccccccttctagctacaccactgggtaagggaacaaacataactccccaaatgcagtgacacaGCATGAAGTGTGAAACCCATtgtcaaggctgcatcagtgctggaaagttggatagggctgggccctaaGATAACTACGTGTTGCTGTTTAAGATGGACATTTTGGGCACTGAGCTCTTGAGTTCAGacttcttgggcaggaggtctggtctagagggtagagcctccgttagcctgaagataacagaaggtcgccagttcgaggacaccggcagctccctgaacggctgagaatggtgagtacttaaagcagctgacaagcccagctgagtgattccacctgctcttggtgtgagcaagaagcgtcttggctgccctccatgtgagagatggagctgcttgccagcctgcgtgggagaagtggaggccagaagtgagacaaaaccaggaagatccattctgaaatgttgttggttcttgaaagagagaacctttatgattgtaaaaatccccttgagggatttagaaacacctgcctatgtaaactgccttgaataaagtcagaggagtaatccgatgaccagaaaagtggtatataaatacctagttattattattattattattattattattattattattattattattgagttcATCATAAAGTTTCATCCCAGATTTGGGCTTTGGCCTACCTTTCTTCAATGGCTCTGGTTTCTTCTCAACCTTCTCTCTCCATGGCATTGTGATGGATGGAAAAAATGACTTCTTCTCCCTAGACTCTTCCTCTTCATTCTTGCTTGCATCCTGAGTGTGGGAATGCAGAGAACTCTCTTTAGGTTCTGTTTTTCTCCAGCTGGTGTCAGGTTCCATTTTGGCCCCTTTCTGCCCCATAGACTCCATTAAATGAGATCTGCGCATTTTTGAGAGAGGGGATGTTGGTGGGGTTTGGCTGATGGGCTTCGGCGCCAGTGCAGGTTTCTGGGGGAGTGGAGATTTGCAGACAGGCTTCTCTTTACAAGGGGCAGACACCTGGCTACTAGTTGGTAGAGACACCTGAATCTGATTCACAGTAGCCGAGGAGTCCTTTCTCTCCTGGCTGGGGAATTTGCTCTCTTTCAAAAAGGTATTACTTGCATCTTTTTCACTGTTCGGTGAAACAAGTGGGGTGGGCACACCATCAAAGCTATCTCCTGCACTGTAtcgcttcttcttcttctgctctgcttgcTGATCATAATGAAAGCGCACAGAATAGTTTGTCCTCCTTAATTTTACTCCAAACGGAGACACGTTCTCTTCTCCGCTTGGTGACATCCTGTCCGATTTCCTCACACCGACGTTCTGTTGAGATTCCATAGCAACAGAGCTTTCTGGCTGGGATGTTTCTTTACTTAGAGACTGCGGGGCAGCTGGGACGAGAAAAGATGGAAGATCTTTGGCAAACTTACAACCTTCCGTATTATCTGCCACTTTGTGGGGAGCTTCGGTTTTCCCTGTAGGAATGCCAAGCACGTTTGCTGTACATGTCGGTGCCTCAGGATGAACTGCCTCTTGGTTGGCATCAGGCTGTGGACCCATCTGCTTTGCTGCGTTCTCTGCTTCGGGCACAGCTTTACTCTCGACATCTACATTATTAGCCTTTGAGATTTCTGAAAACTTCTGCCATGCAGGAGTTATAGAAAACTTTGCATTGGCAGACAAAGTTTTCCGTAACTGGCTGTGGGAAGCCCCTCGCCCTTTTGGCGCCCAGTCATTGCTGTGCCTGCTGAGGTTTCCTTTGTCTTTCTCGTTAAGTTTCCCATTTTCTGCACTCTTTAAGATTTTGGACCTAATAGTAGCCCATTCAGCTAATATGGCTTGATTGCCCAATGAATCTTGAGGCTGCTTCATTTTCCCATGGCTAGACTTGGCATCAGGAGGCATTTTCTGAGTGCTTTCTGTTGGAGGTGCATccatcatttttctttcttccgTCAAGCCAAGGAAAGATTTACAAGCTGTATCTTTTATCTGATTCAGATTTACTGCAGTGCCACAGAGTTGTGCtccagtgaccaaaatcgctgTATGTGGAACACACAAAGCAGACGGGAGAGCATGGGAACCTTTGCTGGGTTTTGGACTCTTTGCTACTTTTGCGGCAGAAGAAGCTGGTGCCTCTTGGACAGGAGTAACGGGGCTCAGATTCACCTTTGGAAATATGATCTGTTTTTCTCCAGAGGAGACTTGAAAAGTGAATCCCCTGGGCATCGTTTGCCTGGCATCAACTTCCTGCCACCGCAGCTCTTCCCCTAGGATTCTTTCCTGCTCCTGAACTTCAGTACCTTTCCTCTGAGGGTGTCGTAGGGGCTCGTCTTCCTTCTGCCCTTTGTCTGGCTGCTTTATCATTTGTGTTGTTGGTTCCTCTTTAAGTGGAAGCTCTTTCTCAACTCTTTCCAAACATTTCTCTTCGGAACATATGTTTTTGACTAGTGGCAACTGGAAGGATTTGTCTTGTTCTTTTGGTTGTCTGAGTGGCTGTTGTACTTCTAAACCAGGAGTTTTCTGTTCTTCCCGTTTTTGTCCCCCTTCTTTCTCTATTAACTCTTCCAGTTGTGTCCTCTTTTCGACCCATGGCTGTTTCAGTTCTGCAGGTTCACATTCTCCATGTTCTGAGGATCTCACTGTCTTCTGTGGGTCCTCCTGTTTTTGTTCATCCTTGCTCTTGGGCACTTCCTCCAGATGCTGGTTTCGCTCCTCGGGTCTCTTGTGCTTCTCCAGCTTCATGGCGCTTTTCTTCTCTTGCAACATCTCTCCACCTTCTAGATTTCTCTCTTTCTGTCGTTCTTGTTTCTGTCTTTTTTGATGGTGACTTGTTTG
This genomic interval from Tiliqua scincoides isolate rTilSci1 chromosome 6, rTilSci1.hap2, whole genome shotgun sequence contains the following:
- the CRACD gene encoding capping protein-inhibiting regulator of actin dynamics; translation: MGTRAFSHDSIFIPDGRAESEESDQAMSQENILGKVKTLQQQLAKNIKFGQPPQMTVSVKAIGEANASFEADVLLSSPMETETQQDTVLPETCNKASDTPDSLSPVSLPGTKHEAEQKITPVKSSRPKRHHSPSGTIETVNLDAIPLAIARLDNSAAKHKLSVKPKNQRVSKKHRRLSKELQIVSEFEQEIPELQRYELSHHDGHHTADKSSQPRRPRTEGGQEQGGQEQKTEGKRKQEGDWPNLETEKKIQAADADVKNHLEHKRLQEFGEGQGEQEGKKQKLQVEERFLKMEERKGQDEKKRREDQSYQEHQELRHKGMGEQRRKEEGLPEWEVQKQQAEEEKHQELEQGKQSEEHGHRELEIQKQQEEQRQQKLKEQKPQEEQRHHELEAQRHQEEQRDQEPEVQWQQVDHRQAREEQRQQEPVDQKRKEEKGYRELERKQQHGKLLQHKGDKRQEQEKKHLQETKFGHQEGQRGQELEEETRETGKEDELNQQTSHHQKRQKQERQKERNLEGGEMLQEKKSAMKLEKHKRPEERNQHLEEVPKSKDEQKQEDPQKTVRSSEHGECEPAELKQPWVEKRTQLEELIEKEGGQKREEQKTPGLEVQQPLRQPKEQDKSFQLPLVKNICSEEKCLERVEKELPLKEEPTTQMIKQPDKGQKEDEPLRHPQRKGTEVQEQERILGEELRWQEVDARQTMPRGFTFQVSSGEKQIIFPKVNLSPVTPVQEAPASSAAKVAKSPKPSKGSHALPSALCVPHTAILVTGAQLCGTAVNLNQIKDTACKSFLGLTEERKMMDAPPTESTQKMPPDAKSSHGKMKQPQDSLGNQAILAEWATIRSKILKSAENGKLNEKDKGNLSRHSNDWAPKGRGASHSQLRKTLSANAKFSITPAWQKFSEISKANNVDVESKAVPEAENAAKQMGPQPDANQEAVHPEAPTCTANVLGIPTGKTEAPHKVADNTEGCKFAKDLPSFLVPAAPQSLSKETSQPESSVAMESQQNVGVRKSDRMSPSGEENVSPFGVKLRRTNYSVRFHYDQQAEQKKKKRYSAGDSFDGVPTPLVSPNSEKDASNTFLKESKFPSQERKDSSATVNQIQVSLPTSSQVSAPCKEKPVCKSPLPQKPALAPKPISQTPPTSPLSKMRRSHLMESMGQKGAKMEPDTSWRKTEPKESSLHSHTQDASKNEEEESREKKSFFPSITMPWREKVEKKPEPLKKERPVLQSRHSIDGSKLMDKVETAQPLWITLALQKQKGFREQQATREERRQAREAKQAEKLAKENASINSQSDSKSSHPSRTSAVLKPAVQEEEKKVETATSRLERREQLKKSNTLPTSVTVEISDSIPTSPLAKEVTKRFSTSESNPVSTEPAWLALAKRKAKAWSDCPQIIK